One Defluviimonas aquaemixtae DNA segment encodes these proteins:
- the cobG gene encoding precorrin-3B synthase, producing the protein MSAPVVKGWCPGALRPMMSGDGLVVRVRPRGGRLLPEQAAGLAALARRYGNGLIDLSARANVQLRGVSALGHRPLIEGLAALGLIDETTEAESRRNIVATPFWSEGDRVQEIAASLAAALGAEGAPDTPGKFGYAVDCAGEPVLTAVSADIRVESGPGDSLLVRPDGAATGAMVSADQVAEIALELARWFLSTGGAPQGRGRMAPHIARGAILPEAFTEVPGVPRAAKPSPAPGRVAQGWMVALEFGQMTAETLSYLAEIGPLRTTPWRMLLIEGALEAPGCAGVITDPWHPLLNVTACTGAPACPQGQIATRTLAQRLSVALPPGLGLHVSGCSKGCAHPAPAPLTLVGRPGGTVDLIRDGSSSDEPALTGLHPETLTAELLSEAEDAP; encoded by the coding sequence ATGAGCGCGCCTGTCGTCAAAGGCTGGTGCCCTGGCGCGCTCCGCCCCATGATGTCGGGGGACGGGCTTGTCGTCCGCGTGCGGCCGCGCGGCGGGCGGCTATTGCCCGAACAGGCGGCGGGCTTGGCCGCTCTCGCCAGGCGCTATGGGAACGGGCTGATCGATTTGTCGGCTCGCGCGAATGTTCAACTCCGCGGTGTGAGCGCACTCGGGCACCGCCCGCTGATCGAAGGGCTCGCCGCGCTGGGCCTGATCGACGAGACGACTGAAGCGGAAAGCCGCCGCAACATCGTCGCGACTCCGTTCTGGAGCGAGGGCGATCGGGTGCAAGAGATCGCCGCGTCTCTCGCCGCAGCGCTGGGGGCGGAAGGAGCGCCAGACACGCCCGGAAAGTTCGGCTACGCCGTCGATTGCGCCGGCGAGCCGGTTCTGACTGCCGTTTCAGCCGATATCCGCGTGGAAAGTGGACCCGGCGATAGCCTTCTCGTGCGCCCGGACGGCGCGGCGACAGGGGCGATGGTCTCAGCGGATCAGGTCGCCGAAATCGCGCTGGAGCTTGCGCGCTGGTTCCTGAGCACCGGTGGAGCCCCGCAGGGCCGGGGCCGCATGGCCCCGCATATTGCGCGTGGCGCCATTTTGCCGGAAGCATTCACTGAGGTGCCCGGGGTTCCGCGTGCGGCAAAGCCTTCCCCTGCACCGGGACGCGTGGCTCAGGGGTGGATGGTTGCGTTGGAGTTCGGCCAGATGACGGCCGAAACCCTGTCCTATCTGGCCGAAATCGGGCCGTTGCGCACCACGCCTTGGCGTATGCTGCTGATCGAAGGCGCGCTCGAGGCTCCGGGATGCGCGGGCGTGATTACCGATCCCTGGCACCCGCTTCTTAACGTCACCGCCTGCACCGGTGCGCCCGCCTGTCCGCAAGGGCAGATCGCTACGCGAACCTTGGCGCAGAGGCTGAGCGTCGCGCTCCCGCCCGGCCTCGGTCTCCACGTGTCGGGCTGTTCCAAGGGATGCGCTCACCCGGCACCCGCGCCGCTGACGCTCGTCGGTCGGCCGGGCGGCACGGTCGACCTGATCCGCGACGGCTCGTCCTCCGATGAACCCGCCTTGACCGGGCTCCACCCCGAGACGCTGACCGCCGAACTCCTTTCCGAGGCCGAAGATGCCCCATAG
- a CDS encoding precorrin-8X methylmutase yields MPHSYQTDGAAIYLESFATIRAEADLSRFVPEEEVVVVRMIHAAGMVGLEKHVRFTPGMATAARAALEAGAPILCDARMVSEGITRPRLPARNDVICTLNDPRVPDMAKELRNTRSAAALELWRPHLEGAVVAIGNAPTALFHLLNMLEDPACPRPAAIIGCPVGFVGAAESKDALMQDLPAPSLIVKGRLGGSAITVAAVNALASRKE; encoded by the coding sequence ATGCCCCATAGCTATCAGACCGACGGCGCCGCGATCTACCTCGAGAGCTTTGCGACGATCCGCGCCGAGGCGGATCTGAGCCGTTTTGTGCCCGAGGAAGAGGTCGTCGTGGTCCGAATGATCCATGCGGCAGGGATGGTCGGGCTTGAGAAACATGTCCGCTTCACCCCCGGCATGGCCACCGCCGCCCGCGCGGCGCTGGAGGCGGGCGCGCCGATCCTGTGCGATGCGCGGATGGTGAGCGAAGGCATCACTCGCCCGCGCCTTCCTGCGAGGAACGATGTGATCTGCACCCTCAACGATCCGCGCGTGCCTGACATGGCGAAGGAGTTGCGAAACACCCGCTCGGCTGCCGCGTTGGAGCTGTGGCGGCCGCATCTCGAAGGCGCCGTGGTGGCCATCGGAAACGCTCCGACCGCGCTCTTCCATCTGCTCAACATGCTCGAAGACCCCGCCTGTCCGCGCCCGGCGGCGATCATCGGTTGCCCGGTGGGCTTTGTCGGCGCTGCGGAATCCAAGGACGCGCTGATGCAGGATCTTCCCGCGCCGTCGCTGATAGTGAAAGGGCGACTCGGTGGATCGGCGATAACCGTGGCCGCCGTCAATGCGCTTGCGAGCCGGAAGGAATGA
- a CDS encoding precorrin-2 C(20)-methyltransferase produces the protein MTMGSHTGKVICVGLGPGDPELMSVRADRVIRGSKHVAYFRKAGRAGQARQIVNGMIGPDVAEYPMEYPVTTEIHFSDPEYNRQLAEFYENWAKKIAVLAETETVVVLCEGDPFFYGSFMHLHSRLQGRADVEVVPGITGMSGCWTATGIPITWGDDVLTVLMATLPEEVLAERARDADALVVMKIGRNLPKLRRALATAGRLGAAWIVERGTMEGQRVQRLSEAEAVVPYFSIVLVHGQGRRP, from the coding sequence ATGACGATGGGCTCCCACACCGGAAAGGTGATCTGCGTGGGCCTCGGACCCGGAGATCCCGAACTGATGAGCGTGAGGGCTGATCGCGTCATCCGCGGATCGAAGCACGTCGCATATTTCCGCAAGGCGGGGCGTGCCGGTCAGGCTCGGCAGATCGTCAACGGAATGATCGGACCGGACGTGGCCGAGTATCCGATGGAGTATCCGGTTACCACCGAGATCCACTTCTCCGACCCCGAATACAATCGGCAGCTCGCTGAATTCTACGAGAACTGGGCGAAGAAGATCGCAGTATTGGCCGAAACAGAGACTGTTGTTGTCCTTTGCGAAGGCGATCCGTTCTTCTACGGCTCGTTCATGCACCTCCATTCGCGACTCCAGGGCCGCGCCGACGTGGAGGTGGTCCCGGGCATCACCGGCATGTCTGGTTGCTGGACCGCGACCGGCATCCCGATCACCTGGGGCGACGACGTGTTGACCGTGCTGATGGCGACGCTGCCGGAAGAGGTGCTGGCCGAGCGCGCGCGCGACGCAGACGCGCTCGTCGTCATGAAGATCGGCCGCAATCTGCCGAAACTGCGCCGCGCGCTCGCAACCGCTGGGCGGCTCGGGGCGGCCTGGATCGTAGAGCGCGGGACGATGGAGGGGCAGCGCGTGCAGCGGCTGTCCGAGGCCGAAGCGGTGGTCCCCTACTTCTCCATCGTCCTCGTACATGGACAGGGGCGCAGGCCATGA
- the cobJ gene encoding precorrin-3B C(17)-methyltransferase, with protein MSGCVAVAGLGPGDDRLVTDEVRAALADATDVVGYLPYVARVAPREGLILHPSDNRVELDRANLALDIAAEGGRVVIVSSGDPGVFAMASALFEALERRSDPDAFEIRVLPGITAMLAAAARLGAPLGHDFCAINLSDNLKPWDLVEHRLKLAAQAGFAMAFYNPRSKSRPHQFARALDILRQECGPDRLISFARAVTTPEERLETMTLAEAMPEMADMRTMVLVGNADTRRVGQFVYTPRSAR; from the coding sequence ATGAGCGGATGCGTCGCGGTCGCCGGTCTTGGGCCGGGCGATGACCGGCTTGTCACGGACGAGGTCCGGGCGGCCCTCGCCGATGCGACCGACGTGGTCGGCTACCTACCCTACGTCGCCCGCGTCGCGCCGCGCGAGGGGCTGATTCTGCATCCTTCGGACAACCGCGTGGAGTTGGACCGCGCCAATCTCGCGCTCGACATTGCGGCGGAGGGCGGGCGGGTCGTCATCGTCTCTTCCGGTGACCCCGGCGTCTTCGCGATGGCCTCGGCTCTTTTCGAAGCGCTCGAACGAAGGTCGGACCCCGACGCCTTCGAAATCCGCGTCCTGCCCGGCATCACCGCGATGCTCGCCGCCGCCGCCCGGCTCGGCGCTCCGCTGGGTCACGACTTCTGCGCGATCAACCTGTCGGACAACCTCAAGCCCTGGGACCTTGTCGAACACCGCCTGAAGCTCGCCGCACAGGCAGGATTCGCGATGGCCTTCTACAATCCGCGCTCGAAGAGCCGGCCGCATCAGTTCGCCCGCGCACTCGACATCCTGCGCCAGGAGTGCGGGCCCGACCGGCTGATCTCCTTCGCGCGTGCCGTCACCACGCCGGAAGAGAGGCTGGAGACCATGACGCTCGCCGAGGCGATGCCCGAAATGGCGGATATGAGGACTATGGTGCTTGTCGGCAACGCTGACACGCGGCGCGTGGGCCAGTTCGTCTACACGCCGAGGTCGGCGCGATGA
- a CDS encoding cobalt-precorrin-6A reductase, translating into MTRVLLLGGTTEASALARRLADARVEAVFSYAGRTESPGTQPLPTRIGGFGGAGGLAEYIRSAGFTHVIDATHPFAVQMSRNAAAACAETGTPLCAFEREPWTAGPGDEWRHVADVGAAVDALPDTPARIFLAIGKQNLAAFGAKPQHHYLLRLVDPPEGPLPLPDADALIARGPFTEAEDLRLLINHRIDLIVAKNSGGAGARAKLDAARLHQVPVVLIDRPAMPPRRVARDVDGVMAFLAHRADLGV; encoded by the coding sequence ATGACCCGCGTCCTTCTCCTCGGCGGCACGACCGAAGCGAGCGCTCTTGCAAGGCGTTTGGCAGATGCGCGAGTGGAGGCTGTCTTTTCCTATGCCGGACGCACCGAATCGCCCGGGACACAACCCTTGCCGACGCGGATTGGTGGCTTTGGCGGAGCCGGAGGGTTGGCTGAATACATCCGGTCCGCAGGATTCACGCATGTCATAGACGCGACGCACCCATTCGCCGTCCAGATGAGCCGCAACGCGGCTGCCGCCTGCGCTGAAACCGGCACGCCGCTTTGCGCCTTTGAACGCGAACCGTGGACGGCGGGGCCTGGCGATGAATGGCGTCACGTCGCGGATGTTGGCGCGGCTGTCGACGCACTTCCCGATACGCCAGCTCGCATCTTCCTCGCCATCGGCAAGCAGAACCTCGCGGCCTTTGGTGCGAAGCCCCAGCACCATTATCTTTTGAGGCTTGTCGATCCGCCTGAAGGACCGCTGCCCTTGCCCGATGCGGACGCCCTCATCGCGCGTGGCCCTTTTACCGAGGCAGAGGATCTGCGGCTTCTGATCAACCATCGGATTGACCTGATCGTCGCGAAAAACTCCGGCGGCGCGGGCGCCCGGGCCAAACTCGATGCGGCGCGGCTTCACCAGGTTCCAGTCGTCCTGATCGACCGGCCGGCCATGCCGCCCCGACGCGTCGCACGCGATGTTGACGGGGTTATGGCGTTTCTCGCTCATCGCGCCGACCTCGGCGTGTAG
- the cbiE gene encoding precorrin-6y C5,15-methyltransferase (decarboxylating) subunit CbiE — MSDPWLVIVGLGEDGVSGLSEASRAAIRAADIIFGGPRHLELVGAGDRGREWPVPFKIDPVLAEKGRNVVVLASGDPFWLGAGGSLSAHLEPGEWTAHPAPSTFSLAASRLGWRLEDTICLGLHAAPFERLVPVLGRGVRAVCLVRDGAAVGALSKWLSDRGFGPSRLVAMEALGGPRERVRETVAHDYALSDVAHPVAVAIDTDGAVGLPRASGLPDDCFTHDGQITKRPIRALTLSALAPRPGEVLWDLGAGSGSISVEWCLSAPGTTAQAVEARADRSANIRTNAAAFGLSHRLEVHESAWPEGLKALPEPDAVFVGGGMHFAGIESVWKRLRDGGRLVVNAVTLESEALLAQLQVDRGGSLLRYEVAISAPLGRMRGWEPLRPVVQWSVVK, encoded by the coding sequence ATGTCTGATCCCTGGCTGGTGATCGTCGGACTGGGCGAGGATGGCGTGAGCGGCCTGTCCGAGGCAAGTCGCGCAGCCATCCGCGCGGCGGATATCATTTTCGGCGGTCCGCGTCACCTTGAACTGGTCGGGGCTGGCGATCGCGGCCGCGAATGGCCAGTTCCGTTCAAAATCGACCCGGTTCTGGCTGAAAAGGGCCGAAATGTCGTAGTGTTGGCTTCCGGCGACCCGTTCTGGCTCGGCGCGGGCGGTAGCCTCTCGGCGCATCTCGAACCGGGCGAATGGACCGCGCATCCTGCCCCCTCGACCTTCTCGCTCGCCGCCTCTCGCTTGGGTTGGCGGCTGGAAGACACGATCTGCCTCGGCCTCCATGCCGCGCCGTTCGAGCGCCTCGTGCCCGTGCTTGGCCGCGGTGTGCGCGCGGTCTGCCTCGTTCGGGACGGAGCCGCTGTCGGTGCCTTGTCGAAATGGCTGTCGGATCGCGGGTTCGGACCGTCGCGGCTGGTCGCTATGGAGGCGCTTGGGGGGCCGCGAGAGCGTGTGAGGGAGACGGTCGCGCACGATTACGCTCTCTCCGATGTCGCGCATCCAGTGGCGGTCGCGATCGACACGGACGGTGCGGTGGGACTGCCGCGCGCCTCGGGCCTTCCCGATGACTGTTTCACGCATGACGGCCAGATCACCAAGCGGCCGATCCGGGCCTTGACTCTGTCCGCCCTGGCGCCGCGTCCGGGGGAGGTTCTTTGGGACTTGGGCGCGGGCTCTGGCTCGATCTCGGTCGAGTGGTGCCTGTCAGCGCCCGGAACCACCGCCCAGGCGGTTGAAGCCCGGGCGGACCGGTCTGCGAACATCCGCACCAACGCGGCGGCGTTCGGGCTCTCGCATCGGCTCGAAGTTCATGAGTCCGCTTGGCCCGAGGGACTGAAGGCGCTGCCCGAGCCGGATGCGGTATTTGTCGGCGGAGGCATGCATTTCGCTGGAATAGAGAGTGTATGGAAGCGCCTTCGGGACGGCGGACGGCTGGTCGTGAACGCCGTCACACTCGAATCCGAGGCGCTGCTGGCCCAGTTGCAAGTCGACAGGGGCGGCTCGCTGTTGCGCTATGAAGTGGCGATCTCTGCGCCGCTCGGGCGGATGCGCGGCTGGGAACCGTTGCGGCCGGTGGTGCAATGGAGCGTGGTAAAGTGA
- a CDS encoding cobalamin biosynthesis protein, whose protein sequence is MRVAGLGFRSAATVASLRDAFDRAGGRADLLATVAGKAEAPAIGKLAAELGLLVRAVGREELAQEVTLSHSARVAERFGTGSLAEAAALAAAGPGARLLGPRVVSGDGLATAVIAERTDE, encoded by the coding sequence GTGAGGGTCGCTGGGCTCGGCTTCCGGTCAGCCGCGACCGTCGCATCCTTGCGCGATGCCTTCGACCGGGCGGGCGGACGGGCCGACCTGCTTGCGACCGTTGCGGGCAAGGCCGAAGCGCCCGCGATCGGCAAACTGGCGGCGGAACTCGGTCTCCTGGTTCGCGCAGTTGGCCGAGAGGAGCTTGCGCAAGAAGTGACGCTGAGCCATTCGGCGCGGGTTGCCGAACGATTCGGCACGGGATCGCTGGCCGAGGCGGCGGCGTTGGCCGCGGCGGGGCCGGGCGCGCGGCTTCTTGGCCCGCGCGTGGTATCGGGCGATGGATTGGCGACGGCCGTCATCGCGGAAAGGACGGACGAATGA
- the cobM gene encoding precorrin-4 C(11)-methyltransferase, whose product MTVHFIGAGPGAADLLTLRGRDLIAACPVCLYAGSLVPEAVLSHCPNGSKIINTAPMSLDEIIAEIKAAHDAGHDVARLHSGDLSVWSAMGEQLRRLRGLGIPYDVTPGVPSFAAGAAALGAELTLPGVVQSVVLTRTSGRATSMPPGETLENFAMTGAVLAIHLSVHMLDRVVAELTPHYGPDCPVAVIWRASWPDQRIVRATLETLETAVGAEMERTALIFVGRSLGAEDFDESRLYAGDYDRRYRPVGTDPRFPETS is encoded by the coding sequence ATGACGGTGCACTTCATCGGCGCGGGACCGGGTGCCGCGGATCTTCTGACGCTGAGAGGGCGCGACCTGATCGCAGCCTGCCCAGTCTGCCTCTATGCCGGTTCTCTGGTGCCGGAGGCAGTGCTGTCGCACTGCCCCAATGGCTCGAAAATCATCAACACTGCTCCGATGTCGCTCGACGAGATCATCGCTGAGATCAAGGCCGCGCATGACGCGGGCCACGACGTCGCGCGGCTCCATTCCGGCGACCTGTCGGTTTGGTCGGCGATGGGGGAACAGCTTCGCCGACTGCGGGGACTCGGCATTCCTTACGACGTGACCCCAGGTGTACCGTCCTTCGCCGCCGGGGCGGCAGCGCTCGGAGCGGAGCTGACGCTACCGGGCGTGGTGCAATCGGTCGTGCTGACCCGCACCTCGGGCCGCGCGACTTCGATGCCGCCGGGCGAGACCTTGGAGAATTTCGCAATGACCGGAGCGGTGCTGGCGATCCATCTCTCCGTTCACATGCTCGATAGGGTGGTCGCCGAACTGACCCCGCATTACGGGCCCGATTGTCCGGTCGCTGTGATTTGGCGGGCGTCTTGGCCCGACCAACGCATAGTTCGGGCGACGCTGGAGACCCTCGAAACTGCGGTCGGGGCCGAAATGGAACGCACGGCGCTGATCTTCGTCGGACGTTCCCTCGGGGCGGAGGACTTCGACGAAAGCAGGCTCTATGCGGGCGACTACGACCGCCGGTACCGGCCGGTCGGCACCGATCCGAGGTTCCCGGAGACGTCATGA